A window of Pirellula sp. SH-Sr6A contains these coding sequences:
- a CDS encoding serine/threonine protein kinase: MGFFDKLFKKNEAAASNKRVDVGDRFERIRSAVSGTMSNFFVAKDRYNENRIVGVKLCDIDKVEFFESRFKGLNKPSEGQIGSQMVHPNIAKTLEYGFTTKGQPYIVMEYVDGPGLQVLVLEKMEESLRGKRLNLMVQMAEALDYVHKKEFIHRDICPRNYICSHDIQTVKLIDFGLTLPATKPFMVPGNRTGTPLYMAPEIVRRRATDKRVDIFSFGVTCYQLITFELPWNTTETSGKAALQHDTAPPTEITEWKPDLDKTLASCVMNAIKANVEQRTPDMETMLRQLRQVKKSP; this comes from the coding sequence ATGGGATTCTTTGACAAGCTGTTTAAAAAGAACGAAGCAGCAGCATCGAATAAGCGAGTGGACGTTGGAGATCGCTTCGAAAGGATCCGGTCCGCCGTGTCGGGCACGATGAGCAATTTCTTTGTCGCGAAAGACCGCTACAACGAGAATCGCATCGTCGGTGTCAAGCTCTGCGATATTGACAAGGTCGAGTTTTTTGAAAGCCGCTTCAAGGGGTTGAACAAGCCGTCCGAGGGCCAGATCGGATCGCAGATGGTTCACCCAAACATTGCCAAGACGCTCGAGTACGGGTTTACGACCAAGGGCCAACCCTACATCGTGATGGAATACGTGGACGGTCCGGGCTTGCAAGTCCTAGTACTGGAGAAGATGGAGGAGTCGCTTCGAGGCAAACGGCTCAATCTTATGGTGCAAATGGCAGAGGCCCTCGACTACGTGCATAAAAAGGAATTCATCCACCGCGATATTTGCCCTCGCAATTACATCTGTTCGCACGATATCCAAACCGTCAAACTGATCGACTTCGGACTGACTCTTCCCGCCACGAAACCCTTCATGGTACCCGGTAATCGAACCGGCACTCCTCTTTACATGGCTCCCGAAATCGTGCGTCGAAGAGCCACTGACAAACGGGTCGATATTTTTTCCTTCGGTGTCACTTGCTACCAACTCATCACATTTGAGCTTCCCTGGAACACGACCGAAACTTCAGGCAAGGCGGCGTTGCAACACGACACGGCTCCTCCCACCGAAATCACCGAATGGAAACCGGACTTGGATAAAACATTGGCCAGTTGTGTCATGAACGCTATCAAGGCCAATGTGGAACAGCGGACACCCGATATGGAGACCATGCTACGCCAACTCCGCCAGGTGAAGAAGTCGCCGTGA
- a CDS encoding class I SAM-dependent methyltransferase — MSLSFDETNRRTEAESINAEAYNRMARAGHVLATPVRDEELANPLAVVDGRGWLGGSIHGWNVLCLAAGGGRHSALYAAAGAKVTVVDISEGMLELDRVVCHRHRFDVRLIQGSMVSMPMLRDNEFDLVVHPVSTCYVQNIRSVFLEVARVLRGGGLYVSQHKSPFNLQTSLSTDRGRYWIETEVEAVAKKLEPGQISSLRESHSQEYAHSLESILGGICRSGMLIEDLSEPEHANPSAAPDTPSHRARFVPPYIRIKARRAKPSGLVLGR, encoded by the coding sequence GTGAGCCTTTCGTTCGACGAAACCAATCGACGCACCGAAGCGGAGTCGATTAACGCCGAAGCGTACAATCGTATGGCGCGCGCCGGACATGTCCTGGCTACCCCGGTACGGGATGAAGAGCTCGCCAATCCCTTGGCCGTCGTCGACGGAAGAGGTTGGCTAGGAGGATCGATTCATGGTTGGAATGTCCTGTGTCTCGCAGCAGGTGGCGGTCGTCATAGCGCGCTCTATGCGGCTGCGGGAGCCAAGGTCACCGTGGTCGATATCAGCGAAGGTATGTTGGAACTCGATCGAGTCGTATGCCATCGTCACCGCTTCGATGTCCGGCTGATCCAAGGTTCGATGGTGTCGATGCCGATGCTGCGCGATAACGAGTTCGATCTCGTCGTTCATCCGGTGAGCACTTGCTATGTGCAGAACATTCGCTCCGTCTTTCTTGAGGTAGCACGAGTCCTTCGCGGGGGAGGTCTCTACGTCTCTCAGCATAAGAGTCCGTTCAATTTGCAAACGTCGCTCTCCACCGATCGAGGACGCTACTGGATCGAAACCGAGGTAGAGGCCGTCGCGAAGAAACTGGAGCCGGGGCAAATCAGTTCGTTGCGCGAGTCCCACTCTCAAGAATACGCTCATTCGTTGGAGTCGATTCTGGGAGGGATCTGTCGCAGCGGGATGCTTATCGAGGATCTGTCGGAACCGGAGCATGCCAATCCATCGGCTGCACCCGATACGCCTAGCCATCGAGCTCGATTTGTTCCACCGTATATTCGTATTAAGGCGCGGAGGGCAAAGCCAAGCGGGCTGGTTTTAGGGCGCTAA
- a CDS encoding formylglycine-generating enzyme family protein → MNKLTATLFASFALACSVTQAQTPSADASLGISKTKPASGPFVEFEGVYMVPYVHTIERSNISFEMIPIPGGEVIVGSPAAEEGRTEDEGPQFTVQVPPFWMAKTELTWGEYKTFMRNYDLFKRLRAENIRLVDESNKADAVTVPTPLYDPSHTYEHGEDNLQPAVTMTQFAAKQYTKWLSGITKVQYRLPTEAEWEYAARAGSKTAYSFGNDATELEKYATFTDNASNGASKVGTKLPNAFGLHDMHGNVWEWTIDQFTPDGYGDRGGKKLSWQDSIGWPTQPDSRAARGGGWEDSAERLRSAARLGSVDEDWKSEDPNVPLSPWWYTSDPARMVGMRLVRSAKDLPKEVIGRFWDADNEGIDEDVQFRLREGRGAIGLPVPELIPEFQKRQ, encoded by the coding sequence ATGAATAAACTGACGGCAACTCTGTTTGCATCCTTCGCCTTGGCATGTTCGGTCACTCAAGCCCAAACGCCATCTGCCGATGCCTCGCTAGGTATCAGCAAGACGAAACCGGCATCGGGGCCCTTTGTCGAATTCGAGGGCGTTTACATGGTTCCCTACGTCCATACCATCGAGCGATCCAATATCTCGTTTGAGATGATCCCGATCCCAGGCGGAGAAGTGATCGTAGGATCTCCCGCTGCGGAGGAAGGTCGCACGGAAGACGAAGGCCCGCAATTCACCGTTCAAGTTCCCCCGTTTTGGATGGCCAAAACCGAGCTGACGTGGGGTGAATACAAGACCTTCATGCGGAACTACGATTTGTTCAAGCGGCTTCGAGCCGAAAATATCCGGCTCGTCGACGAATCGAACAAAGCGGATGCCGTCACGGTCCCCACCCCTCTCTACGACCCGAGCCACACGTACGAACATGGAGAGGATAATCTCCAACCGGCGGTCACCATGACCCAATTCGCGGCGAAGCAATACACCAAATGGCTCAGCGGCATCACCAAAGTCCAATACCGGCTCCCCACCGAAGCGGAATGGGAGTATGCCGCCCGCGCCGGTTCGAAGACCGCGTACTCTTTCGGAAACGACGCAACGGAGCTGGAGAAATACGCTACCTTCACCGATAACGCATCGAACGGTGCATCCAAAGTCGGCACCAAATTACCAAACGCATTCGGCCTTCACGATATGCACGGCAACGTATGGGAGTGGACCATCGATCAATTCACACCCGATGGATACGGCGATCGCGGTGGCAAGAAGCTGTCTTGGCAAGATTCCATCGGTTGGCCAACCCAGCCCGACTCGCGAGCCGCGCGGGGGGGTGGATGGGAAGATTCTGCCGAGCGTCTCCGTTCTGCCGCACGCTTGGGTTCGGTCGATGAAGACTGGAAATCCGAAGATCCGAACGTTCCGCTGAGTCCTTGGTGGTACACCAGCGACCCGGCTCGCATGGTAGGCATGCGTTTGGTCCGCTCGGCCAAGGATCTGCCGAAGGAAGTGATCGGTCGGTTCTGGGACGCGGACAATGAGGGTATCGACGAAGACGTTCAATTCCGGCTTCGAGAGGGGCGAGGTGCCATTGGTCTGCCCGTACCCGAACTCATTCCTGAGTTCCAGAAGAGGCAGTAA
- a CDS encoding Minf_1886 family protein — MNEQVLAIVELLQKDQRYHLEAYQFVREGLAYAQKVMKLPATKEEGSENPQDHHLTGQQLCQAIKEYALDQYGFMAKTVLNNWGVFSTSDFGEIVYNLIRIREMRKSKSDRREDFDDQFDFDDAFQPRFEISSDAS, encoded by the coding sequence GTGAATGAACAAGTCCTCGCGATCGTCGAATTGCTGCAAAAGGATCAACGCTATCACTTGGAGGCGTATCAATTCGTCCGCGAGGGGCTCGCCTATGCTCAGAAGGTGATGAAGCTCCCCGCGACCAAAGAGGAAGGGAGCGAGAATCCCCAGGACCATCATCTTACCGGGCAGCAGCTTTGTCAGGCTATCAAAGAATACGCGCTCGACCAATACGGTTTCATGGCCAAGACAGTCCTCAACAATTGGGGTGTCTTCTCCACGAGTGACTTCGGTGAGATCGTCTACAACTTGATCCGAATTCGGGAGATGAGAAAAAGCAAATCCGATCGGCGAGAGGACTTCGACGATCAATTCGACTTCGATGATGCGTTTCAGCCGAGGTTCGAAATTTCAAGCGATGCGAGCTAA
- a CDS encoding UvrB/UvrC motif-containing protein, with product MKPDPNKLGANATPGSSLQRRKARQLEMSSYKGLDAILQNWEFDPHTLCVRLVKGDDGRDVIQMRVDLGVLQMETNGRPDGLQPSGFPTFLDAMLAVETNDPEFVMNEDQCFEADREFVQFYHRRISWLRLEHYHRAVEDADHTLALMDVCRDHSPEDEWTMSHEQYRPFVLFHRTQAAALAALDESTPDAAVAEINQGLEAIRAVFEEHEATEDFENDEMVLQLIKLRESIRDEYAVGDSLQERLAAAVRDEQYELAAKLRDELARRQEH from the coding sequence ATGAAACCTGATCCGAACAAGCTTGGAGCGAACGCGACGCCCGGAAGTAGCCTCCAGAGAAGAAAAGCGAGACAGCTCGAGATGAGTTCGTACAAGGGGCTCGATGCCATCCTACAGAACTGGGAATTTGATCCGCACACTCTCTGCGTTCGATTGGTGAAAGGGGATGACGGACGCGACGTCATCCAAATGCGAGTCGATCTTGGGGTCCTCCAAATGGAAACCAACGGGCGTCCCGATGGACTTCAACCCAGTGGCTTTCCTACCTTCCTCGACGCGATGCTCGCCGTCGAAACCAACGATCCCGAATTCGTCATGAACGAAGACCAATGCTTCGAGGCAGATCGCGAGTTCGTTCAGTTTTATCATCGCCGTATCTCTTGGCTCCGATTGGAGCATTACCACCGAGCCGTCGAGGATGCCGACCATACGCTGGCTTTGATGGACGTCTGCCGGGACCATTCTCCCGAAGACGAATGGACGATGAGCCACGAGCAGTACCGACCGTTCGTTTTGTTCCATCGCACCCAAGCAGCGGCACTGGCTGCACTCGACGAGTCGACCCCCGATGCGGCTGTCGCGGAAATCAATCAAGGCTTAGAAGCGATTCGAGCTGTATTCGAAGAACACGAAGCGACCGAAGACTTCGAAAACGACGAGATGGTTTTGCAACTCATCAAGCTTCGAGAATCGATCCGCGATGAATATGCTGTAGGGGATTCTCTCCAAGAAAGACTAGCTGCCGCCGTCCGTGACGAACAATACGAACTGGCCGCCAAGCTCCGCGATGAACTGGCTCGACGACAAGAGCACTAG
- a CDS encoding HD domain-containing protein: protein MDRESALALMHQYVQNISLRRHMLAVEAAMRTYAKRMNEDESEWGIVGLLHDFDYERWPDPPSHPVEGSKILRELGYPEEVIYAILSHADYLPAYPRVHLVDRVLYACDELCGFLVACALVRPDKLEGLESKSVRKKLKNLSFAAAVNRDDIQRGAQELGVDLDEHIAVCIEALQGIQDQLFDR from the coding sequence ATGGATCGAGAGTCTGCCTTGGCACTGATGCACCAGTACGTGCAGAACATTTCCCTGCGCCGCCACATGCTCGCCGTCGAGGCGGCGATGCGCACGTATGCAAAGAGAATGAATGAGGATGAGTCGGAATGGGGAATCGTGGGCCTTTTGCATGACTTCGACTACGAACGATGGCCGGATCCCCCCTCACACCCTGTCGAGGGGAGCAAGATCCTTCGCGAGCTTGGCTACCCCGAAGAAGTCATTTATGCGATCCTTTCGCACGCGGACTACTTGCCTGCCTATCCCCGAGTGCACTTGGTCGATCGCGTCCTGTACGCGTGCGATGAGCTGTGCGGCTTCCTCGTCGCTTGCGCCCTCGTACGACCGGACAAGCTCGAAGGTCTCGAATCGAAGAGCGTTCGAAAGAAGTTGAAAAACCTCAGTTTCGCCGCAGCCGTCAACCGCGATGATATTCAGCGAGGCGCCCAAGAGCTCGGCGTCGATCTGGATGAACATATCGCCGTCTGCATCGAGGCACTGCAAGGAATCCAAGACCAACTCTTCGATCGCTAA
- the yidD gene encoding membrane protein insertion efficiency factor YidD: MTRWLSILLIAAVRFYQRGISPLLGPNCRFTPTCSQYMIEAIQKYGAIRGLIKGTRRICRCHPFQPGGYDPP; encoded by the coding sequence ATGACACGTTGGCTTTCGATACTACTGATCGCAGCCGTGCGGTTCTACCAGCGAGGAATCAGTCCACTTCTGGGCCCCAATTGTCGCTTCACACCTACCTGCTCGCAGTACATGATTGAAGCGATCCAAAAGTACGGTGCGATCCGTGGTCTGATCAAAGGAACTCGACGGATCTGCCGTTGCCATCCCTTTCAGCCGGGAGGCTACGATCCACCGTGA
- a CDS encoding arginyltransferase encodes MRAVSCFGAMGGPENMWGEKGMESSDSLNRPAPPSLLDRGPVPSDVPISSVIANVHPCSYLPDRQANLPLVLPRQRVTPEQLDALLAAGMRRAGVFLYHAACAECAACEPIRVDVNRFEWTDSWRRIRNRGDKSLEVALTPASTTPEKLALFNRHRRERDLASDDSPYALDDYESFLVESCCEHTLEMQFRLDGNLIAISVIDCGKDSVSAVYTYFDPVHTKLSLGTYAILKQIEFCKRTQRQFVYLGMYVAANRHLSYKERFRPQQRWIRGKWIDIHSD; translated from the coding sequence GTGCGAGCCGTGTCGTGCTTCGGGGCAATGGGCGGACCTGAAAACATGTGGGGAGAAAAAGGGATGGAATCATCGGACAGCTTGAACCGCCCGGCTCCTCCCTCTCTTTTGGATCGAGGGCCGGTTCCGAGCGATGTTCCGATCTCGTCGGTGATCGCCAACGTGCATCCGTGCTCCTACCTGCCAGATCGCCAAGCCAATTTGCCGCTCGTATTGCCCCGGCAGCGAGTGACGCCCGAACAACTGGATGCCCTGCTGGCGGCGGGAATGCGCCGAGCGGGTGTTTTTCTCTACCATGCAGCTTGCGCAGAATGCGCGGCCTGCGAACCGATTCGGGTCGATGTGAACCGATTCGAGTGGACAGACTCTTGGCGCCGTATCCGCAATCGGGGGGATAAATCGTTGGAGGTCGCTCTGACTCCGGCTAGTACGACTCCGGAAAAGTTAGCGCTCTTCAATCGGCACCGAAGAGAGAGGGATCTCGCGTCCGACGATAGCCCCTACGCGCTCGACGATTACGAAAGTTTCCTCGTGGAGAGTTGTTGCGAACATACCCTCGAGATGCAATTCCGATTGGACGGGAATTTGATTGCTATCTCGGTGATCGATTGTGGCAAGGATTCCGTCTCTGCCGTTTATACCTATTTTGATCCCGTGCATACCAAGCTTTCGCTCGGTACCTACGCCATCTTGAAACAAATCGAATTCTGCAAGCGTACGCAAAGACAGTTTGTCTACCTGGGGATGTACGTCGCAGCCAATCGCCATCTCAGTTACAAAGAGCGGTTTCGTCCCCAGCAGCGTTGGATCCGAGGCAAATGGATTGATATCCATTCAGATTGA
- a CDS encoding OprO/OprP family phosphate-selective porin, which yields MSQVWRWKCITPVRAGALLVVCLFCTGAPRGLSQEGSVAQEAQPPLVISGEAPEDSAEWRDLLERLDARVKELEAGQKAPSNKGSSAAKPDESKGPPQDKWKVTLGGHMQLDSIFWSDADPAIPGTQNYTNFRRLRLVANGEGYDQYDFRLQMTLEPDSETNNLLTTTGLIKDAYFSLNEIPLLGRFRIGHFFVPFSLEQVTNDTNNIFLERSIPTQTVFAADRELGMALYQSAWDDRLTLSSGLFVDSVSESNKKKIDDNQGYRLSGRLTYLPYYDEASDGRFLVHTGLGVLHTDDSDDVVRFRARPQINEGPRIIDSGALDADRYTTGNLEGAVVMGRVTFQSEAFLSSVAMNNGTEGSANGAYVHVSWFLTGENRIFEKFGQHGPQFGRNKPTRNFSVRPGAWQPGAWELKARWSHLDLNNLERGQYNDLSVGVNWYWSDRVRMMMDWIHPITSDDAIFGATESDIVGMRWDVNW from the coding sequence ATGAGTCAGGTCTGGAGATGGAAATGTATTACACCGGTGCGCGCTGGGGCTCTTCTGGTGGTTTGTCTGTTCTGCACCGGTGCGCCGAGAGGTTTAAGTCAGGAGGGTTCGGTTGCCCAAGAGGCTCAGCCTCCGTTGGTCATTAGTGGAGAGGCGCCCGAGGACTCAGCAGAGTGGCGCGATTTATTGGAGCGGCTCGATGCGCGAGTGAAGGAGTTGGAGGCGGGACAAAAGGCTCCCTCTAACAAAGGGTCGAGTGCTGCCAAGCCGGACGAGTCCAAGGGGCCGCCCCAGGACAAGTGGAAGGTGACCTTGGGCGGTCATATGCAGTTGGATTCCATCTTTTGGTCTGATGCCGATCCCGCGATTCCGGGGACGCAGAACTACACCAATTTTCGGCGCTTGCGGTTGGTTGCCAATGGGGAGGGTTACGATCAATACGATTTCCGGCTTCAGATGACACTAGAGCCGGATTCGGAGACCAACAATTTGCTGACGACGACGGGGTTGATCAAGGATGCATACTTTTCCTTGAACGAGATCCCACTCTTGGGGCGATTCCGCATCGGTCACTTCTTCGTACCATTCAGTCTTGAGCAAGTTACGAACGACACGAACAATATCTTTTTGGAGCGATCGATTCCGACGCAGACGGTTTTTGCGGCGGATCGGGAGCTGGGCATGGCGCTCTACCAATCGGCTTGGGATGATCGATTGACCTTGTCCTCGGGGTTGTTCGTGGACAGTGTGAGCGAGTCGAACAAAAAGAAGATCGATGACAATCAAGGTTATCGGCTGTCGGGGCGGCTCACCTACCTCCCGTACTACGACGAAGCGAGCGATGGTCGCTTCTTGGTTCACACCGGACTAGGTGTCCTTCATACCGACGACAGCGATGACGTGGTTCGATTCCGTGCTCGTCCTCAGATTAATGAAGGCCCTCGCATTATCGATTCCGGGGCTCTGGATGCCGATCGCTACACGACCGGCAACCTCGAAGGTGCTGTCGTGATGGGGAGGGTAACCTTTCAGTCGGAAGCGTTCTTATCGAGCGTTGCGATGAACAATGGGACCGAGGGGAGTGCGAATGGCGCCTATGTTCATGTCAGCTGGTTTTTGACCGGCGAGAACCGGATCTTTGAGAAGTTTGGTCAGCATGGACCTCAGTTTGGTCGGAACAAGCCCACTCGGAATTTCAGCGTTCGCCCAGGAGCCTGGCAGCCTGGCGCTTGGGAACTCAAAGCCCGTTGGTCCCATTTGGATCTCAACAATCTCGAGCGCGGTCAATACAACGACTTGAGCGTCGGCGTGAACTGGTATTGGAGCGACCGCGTCCGAATGATGATGGATTGGATCCATCCGATTACCAGCGACGATGCGATCTTCGGTGCAACCGAATCGGACATTGTCGGTATGCGATGGGACGTCAACTGGTAA
- a CDS encoding stage 0 sporulation family protein: MRTLFVMSSKSEHPRGRMVIARTNRGLERGEVLCEATERVIAQMKDPPSGSIQRDSTAADENEYRHLESRIAKDFELCKRFIQEMKLPMTLVDVERIFGGEQIIIYYTAEDRVDFRELVKRLSGEYQTRIEMRQIGARDEAKLLADFGDCGKPVCCNTHLHGMPPVSMRMAKLQKATLDPNKISGRCGRLKCCLRYENDTYEELAAAIPPAGSEIVTPHGRSRVLNVEILSQQLLIQTEDNRRLLIPASECLTVLKRGQEF; this comes from the coding sequence ATGAGAACGCTGTTCGTGATGAGCTCGAAGAGTGAGCATCCTCGCGGCAGAATGGTGATCGCGCGCACCAATCGAGGGCTGGAACGGGGCGAAGTCCTTTGCGAAGCAACCGAACGGGTGATCGCTCAGATGAAGGACCCACCATCGGGAAGCATCCAGCGGGACTCGACCGCTGCCGATGAAAACGAATACAGGCATTTGGAGAGCCGAATTGCCAAGGATTTCGAGCTTTGCAAACGGTTTATCCAAGAGATGAAACTCCCGATGACCCTCGTCGACGTCGAACGAATCTTCGGGGGGGAACAGATCATTATCTATTACACAGCCGAGGATCGAGTCGATTTTCGGGAGCTGGTCAAACGCCTTTCCGGCGAGTACCAAACGCGGATCGAAATGCGACAGATCGGGGCACGCGACGAGGCGAAGCTTCTTGCGGACTTCGGTGATTGTGGAAAACCGGTGTGCTGCAACACGCACCTGCACGGGATGCCCCCGGTTTCCATGCGCATGGCCAAACTGCAAAAAGCGACCCTCGACCCCAACAAAATTTCCGGCCGATGCGGCAGGCTCAAGTGCTGCTTGCGTTACGAAAACGATACCTACGAAGAGCTTGCAGCAGCTATTCCTCCGGCCGGCAGCGAAATCGTCACCCCGCACGGCCGCAGTCGGGTTCTCAATGTGGAGATTCTCAGTCAGCAGCTGTTGATTCAAACCGAAGACAATCGCCGTTTGCTGATTCCCGCCTCGGAGTGCTTGACCGTCCTGAAGCGCGGGCAAGAATTCTAA
- a CDS encoding 3-hydroxyacyl-ACP dehydratase FabZ family protein — protein MTTTAMNLEQIQQKIPHRKPMLLVDEVVEQTEKTIHCRKTFQSDEFFLQGHFPNYPLVPGVILCEACLQSGAILLSQFTPQDGSVVPVATRIDGAKFKRMVRPGETVDIEITLIDIVSTAYFMTGKVTVEGKLAARLDFACSVASPG, from the coding sequence ATGACAACCACCGCGATGAACCTGGAGCAAATCCAACAAAAGATTCCGCACCGCAAACCGATGCTGCTGGTCGACGAAGTCGTAGAGCAAACCGAAAAAACCATCCATTGTCGCAAGACCTTTCAATCGGACGAGTTCTTTCTTCAAGGCCACTTCCCCAATTACCCGTTGGTCCCCGGGGTTATCCTCTGCGAGGCATGCTTGCAAAGCGGTGCGATCCTGCTCAGCCAGTTCACCCCCCAAGACGGCTCAGTGGTTCCTGTGGCGACCCGCATCGACGGAGCCAAGTTCAAACGGATGGTGCGGCCCGGTGAAACCGTCGATATCGAGATCACCCTCATCGACATCGTTTCCACCGCTTACTTCATGACCGGAAAAGTGACTGTCGAAGGGAAGCTAGCCGCCCGATTGGACTTCGCCTGCAGCGTCGCTTCCCCCGGATAG
- a CDS encoding UbiA family prenyltransferase — MVRFRDWAQLVRIPNTLTACADALAGFSIVAGVWHIADAPRLLLISLASIALYWSGMVLNDVNDIAKDKQEGRKGPLVDDRISWGTARHAGWGLLIGGVLLATASGFATTGWTEEKSLHSEPWRGFYPAVGSILLAICIVLYDSPLKSTFIGPWIMGLCRACNLMTGMALGCTVVPATSAALSSLGHAAWMLPLGHGLFVVGLTLAARKEAKLFQSKPLLAASWSLSVLGLAILALAPLQVDARTFLRLEPATGFPILIALLAAPWFLRAVRSVRAGTVPSLVAAIKQAILTILFLDAAITLQFAGNTAGLLVCFLAIPTFALGRWFRMT, encoded by the coding sequence ATGGTTCGGTTTCGCGACTGGGCCCAGCTAGTTCGCATTCCCAATACCCTGACCGCATGCGCCGACGCGCTGGCGGGATTCTCGATTGTCGCAGGCGTATGGCATATTGCCGATGCGCCGCGATTGCTCCTGATCTCCCTCGCCTCGATCGCTCTCTATTGGTCGGGAATGGTCCTCAACGATGTCAACGACATCGCGAAGGACAAACAGGAGGGGCGGAAAGGCCCCTTGGTCGACGATCGGATCTCCTGGGGTACGGCGCGGCATGCAGGATGGGGACTACTAATTGGTGGCGTCCTCCTCGCGACCGCATCAGGATTCGCAACAACCGGATGGACCGAAGAGAAGAGCCTTCATTCGGAACCTTGGCGCGGGTTCTACCCTGCGGTCGGCTCGATTCTCCTGGCGATTTGCATCGTGCTGTACGATAGCCCTCTCAAGAGCACATTCATCGGTCCTTGGATCATGGGCCTCTGTCGGGCTTGCAATCTGATGACAGGAATGGCTTTGGGATGCACGGTCGTACCGGCGACATCCGCCGCCCTTTCTTCGCTCGGCCACGCCGCCTGGATGCTCCCCCTCGGACACGGTTTGTTTGTCGTAGGCTTGACGTTGGCGGCTCGAAAGGAAGCGAAGCTCTTTCAATCCAAACCACTTTTGGCAGCCAGTTGGTCGCTGAGCGTGCTCGGCCTCGCGATCCTCGCCCTCGCACCCTTGCAGGTCGATGCAAGAACTTTTTTGAGGTTGGAACCAGCGACCGGATTTCCGATTTTGATCGCGCTCCTCGCAGCACCTTGGTTTCTAAGAGCCGTGCGTTCGGTGCGCGCGGGAACGGTGCCTTCGCTGGTCGCTGCGATCAAACAAGCGATCCTCACGATCTTGTTTTTGGATGCAGCGATCACACTCCAATTCGCTGGCAACACGGCCGGCCTGCTGGTCTGCTTTCTCGCCATCCCCACCTTCGCCCTGGGACGCTGGTTCCGAATGACCTAG